From the Gramella sp. Hel_I_59 genome, one window contains:
- a CDS encoding T9SS type B sorting domain-containing protein — translation MNIRFQLFTFLLIIAGFSAFAQGSICSNIEPFCAGDQRLTFPNSNSTNSSQISGEFGPDYGCLEEQPYPAWFFLQVEDNGNLRFRISQNSREDGRGVPLDVDFVVWGPFQRGEDYCSAANLSEMNQVDCSYLPDSIETMTIPNARENEIYVVVITNFEQVPGFISLEQTNSGEGSTDCSILEFDLGEDIAVCGEDEYLLDGSSDEDAEYQWFKYDEASIDYVELTNETGPTLLVTEEGDYKLIVTDVLEDKTEEDEINISFYDIPEIFTAEDLAKCDSGDTVDLTLRNSQLLGVDAEVSDFTVNFYESSQAAEENDAIVSPQNFPFVQGKQIFARVIQNVSGCLSEIQSFNLTIFDFPQYSLAEETVLCVNLGGAAIGRSILGEDLGEGYNYEWILDGNIVSTEARYTLEELPGNGILEQNIIHDESGCFQSYSTAIQPVSRPETLEVNISGSDFGDGYVINLEAIGGIGQEFASYEYRLDGGNWRSSPRFKDVRPGNHIAVVRESNGCGETNSASFFLVGYPRFFTPNGDGFNDIWQLITDENIEIHEVMIFDRYGKTIMELKSGEEFSWDGSTNGKPLPETDYWFKVIFSTSNKDREEFMANFSLIR, via the coding sequence ATGAACATCAGATTTCAGTTATTTACATTTCTTCTTATCATTGCGGGTTTTTCGGCCTTTGCTCAGGGGTCAATTTGTTCGAATATTGAGCCTTTCTGCGCAGGAGACCAACGACTAACTTTCCCTAATTCAAATTCTACAAATAGCAGCCAGATTTCAGGTGAATTTGGTCCCGACTATGGTTGTCTGGAAGAACAGCCATATCCTGCATGGTTTTTCCTTCAGGTAGAGGATAATGGAAATTTAAGATTCAGAATAAGTCAGAATAGTAGAGAGGATGGAAGAGGTGTACCTCTGGACGTGGATTTCGTGGTTTGGGGACCATTTCAAAGAGGAGAAGATTACTGTAGTGCAGCAAACCTTAGTGAAATGAACCAGGTGGATTGTAGTTATTTGCCAGATTCAATAGAAACCATGACCATCCCCAATGCCAGGGAGAATGAGATCTATGTCGTGGTGATCACTAATTTTGAACAGGTGCCGGGTTTTATAAGTCTGGAGCAGACAAATTCTGGAGAAGGTTCAACAGATTGTTCTATTCTTGAATTTGATCTTGGTGAAGATATTGCGGTTTGCGGCGAAGATGAATATCTGCTCGATGGATCTTCAGATGAGGACGCAGAATACCAGTGGTTCAAGTACGATGAAGCATCGATTGATTATGTTGAACTTACTAATGAAACCGGACCAACCTTATTAGTTACCGAAGAAGGAGATTATAAGCTGATTGTAACTGATGTTCTGGAAGATAAAACTGAAGAAGATGAGATCAATATTTCCTTTTATGACATTCCTGAAATTTTTACTGCGGAAGATCTTGCTAAATGTGATTCGGGTGATACTGTAGATCTGACATTAAGAAACTCACAATTACTTGGAGTTGATGCTGAAGTTTCCGATTTTACAGTAAATTTCTACGAAAGCTCTCAGGCCGCAGAAGAAAATGATGCAATTGTAAGTCCTCAGAATTTTCCATTCGTGCAAGGGAAACAAATATTTGCCAGAGTAATTCAGAATGTGTCTGGATGTTTATCTGAAATCCAATCGTTTAACCTGACTATTTTTGATTTCCCTCAATATTCTTTAGCTGAAGAAACTGTCTTATGTGTCAATCTCGGTGGGGCTGCCATCGGTAGGTCAATCCTGGGAGAAGATCTTGGTGAAGGTTATAATTATGAATGGATTCTGGATGGGAATATTGTTAGTACAGAAGCTCGCTATACTTTAGAAGAGCTACCTGGTAATGGTATATTGGAGCAGAATATTATTCATGATGAGTCTGGTTGTTTTCAGTCATATTCTACAGCCATTCAGCCAGTTTCACGACCTGAAACTCTTGAAGTGAACATCTCAGGATCAGATTTTGGAGATGGTTATGTGATCAACCTTGAAGCAATCGGAGGTATCGGGCAGGAATTTGCCTCATACGAATACCGTTTAGATGGAGGAAACTGGAGAAGTTCGCCAAGATTTAAAGACGTGAGACCTGGAAATCATATAGCAGTTGTTCGAGAATCAAATGGCTGCGGAGAAACCAACAGCGCTTCATTTTTTCTGGTTGGATATCCGCGTTTTTTTACTCCAAATGGGGATGGATTCAATGATATCTGGCAATTAATAACAGATGAAAATATAGAAATTCACGAAGTGATGATCTTTGATCGTTACGGGAAGACTATAATGGAACTCAAGTCTGGGGAAGAGTTTTCCTGGGATGGGTCAACTAACGGTAAACCGCTACCCGAAACCGACTACTGGTTCAAAGTAATTTTCAGTACTAGTAACAAAGACCGGGAAGAGTTCATGGCTAATTTCAGTCTTATTAGATAA
- a CDS encoding outer membrane protein transport protein, whose protein sequence is MNKIFLICLLVFAGDLWSQSIDDAYRYSRSELNGTARYIGMSGAFGALGGDISAISSNPASSAVFLNSIATISLKSRNTDDNLRYHGSTSYSKSDEIDLGNVGGVFVFQGSSDKKLSKFSLGLNFNTTSNFDNNFVTGGISRQSVDAYFLQKANGIPLDQLQLRDDENIADLYSFLGENFGFDEQQAFLGYQGYVIEANQDDPNNTEYFSLVEDGTFDQQYRYNTTGLNGKLSFNIATQYEDWLYLGLNLNSHFINYDKFTEISELHSNTSNDPNVTSRIDFGNNLRTNGDGFSFQLGAIAKAGDYVRLGYTYQSPTWFNMFEETSQYLETYSSTGEFVSVSPNIINVYPEYNFQTPSTHTGSVAFLFGKNGLISGDLSLTDYGNVQFKPKNDLFFQSLNDAISETMKMAPAFKVGGEYRLKALSFRAGYRYEASPFENEEIRSDLNGYSAGLGYNFGSVNLDIAYETSNYEEQIRPLNSGVLNPVSLNRDLSQFVATLTIGL, encoded by the coding sequence ATGAATAAGATATTCCTAATATGCCTGTTAGTTTTTGCAGGAGATCTATGGTCACAGAGTATTGATGATGCTTATCGCTACTCAAGATCAGAACTTAACGGAACTGCCAGATATATAGGTATGAGTGGTGCGTTTGGAGCTTTGGGTGGAGACATTTCAGCAATCTCCAGCAATCCTGCCTCATCTGCAGTTTTCTTGAATAGTATTGCAACTATCAGTTTGAAGTCAAGAAATACAGATGATAATCTCCGGTATCATGGTAGCACCTCATATTCTAAGAGTGACGAGATCGATCTGGGAAATGTTGGTGGAGTTTTTGTATTCCAGGGAAGCTCAGATAAAAAGCTAAGTAAATTTAGCCTTGGTCTCAATTTTAATACAACTTCCAATTTTGATAATAACTTTGTAACCGGCGGAATATCCCGTCAATCTGTAGACGCCTACTTTCTGCAGAAAGCCAACGGAATTCCATTGGACCAGCTTCAGCTTAGAGATGATGAGAATATAGCCGATCTGTATTCTTTCCTTGGAGAAAACTTTGGTTTTGATGAACAACAGGCCTTTTTAGGTTATCAGGGTTATGTGATAGAAGCCAACCAAGACGACCCCAATAATACTGAGTATTTTTCTCTTGTTGAAGACGGAACGTTTGATCAGCAGTATCGCTACAATACAACCGGACTTAATGGGAAACTGAGTTTTAATATCGCAACACAGTACGAAGATTGGCTGTATCTTGGACTTAATTTAAATAGTCATTTTATAAACTACGATAAGTTTACAGAGATCTCTGAACTGCATTCCAATACTTCAAATGATCCTAATGTCACTTCCAGAATTGATTTCGGAAACAACTTACGTACCAATGGAGATGGTTTTAGTTTTCAATTAGGTGCTATTGCAAAAGCTGGTGATTATGTAAGACTTGGTTACACCTACCAATCACCTACATGGTTCAACATGTTCGAGGAGACTTCGCAATATTTGGAAACCTACAGCAGTACAGGTGAATTCGTTAGTGTTTCTCCAAATATTATCAATGTGTATCCTGAATATAATTTTCAAACTCCTTCTACTCATACTGGTAGCGTCGCCTTTCTATTCGGAAAAAATGGATTAATAAGTGGAGATTTGAGCCTAACCGATTATGGCAACGTTCAGTTTAAACCAAAGAACGATCTTTTTTTCCAGAGTTTGAACGATGCTATATCTGAAACAATGAAGATGGCACCTGCTTTCAAAGTTGGTGGAGAATACAGGCTGAAGGCATTAAGTTTTAGAGCTGGATATCGCTATGAAGCCAGTCCGTTTGAAAATGAAGAAATTCGTAGTGATCTCAATGGTTACAGCGCTGGTTTAGGTTATAACTTTGGATCTGTGAACCTGGATATAGCTTATGAGACTTCAAATTACGAAGAGCAGATTCGCCCACTCAATTCTGGAGTTCTTAATCCTGTTAGTTTAAACAGAGATTTATCTCAATTTGTGGCAACTCTAACTATAGGATTATAA
- the proS gene encoding proline--tRNA ligase, producing the protein MGKKLTSRSEDYSKWYNELVVRADLAENSAVRGCMVIKPYGYAIWEKMQAELDRMFKETGHQNAYFPLFVPKSLFEAEEKNAEGFAKECAVVTHYRLMNDEDNPGKLKVDPNAKLEEELVVRPTSEAIIWNTYKNWIQSYRDLPIKINQWANVVRWEMRTRLFLRTAEFLWQEGHTAHATKAEALEETELMNNIYAEFAENFMAIPVIKGAKTENERFAGALETYCIEALMQDGKALQAGTSHFLGQNFAKAFDVKYATKEGGLEHVWATSWGVSTRLMGALIMTHSDDHGLVLPPKLAPTQVVIVPIYKGEQQLAQISEVADELVKDLRTAGVSVKFDNNDNQKPGWKFAQYELQGVPLRIAIGPKDLEKGTVELARRDTLSKEFVNRDEIVGKIPALLNEIQETLYTNAKNFRDTHITEVETFDEFKKQLKDKGGFISAHWDGSPETENKIKELTKATIRCIPFDRKEEAGKCVLTGNPSEGRVLFAKAY; encoded by the coding sequence ATGGGTAAGAAGTTAACAAGTAGGAGCGAAGATTATTCAAAATGGTATAACGAATTGGTGGTCAGGGCAGATCTGGCTGAGAATTCGGCAGTTAGAGGCTGTATGGTTATCAAGCCTTATGGATATGCGATCTGGGAAAAAATGCAGGCTGAATTGGATAGAATGTTTAAAGAAACAGGACATCAGAACGCTTATTTTCCACTTTTTGTACCCAAAAGTCTGTTTGAAGCAGAAGAAAAGAATGCCGAAGGCTTTGCTAAAGAATGTGCTGTCGTTACTCATTATAGATTAATGAACGATGAGGATAATCCTGGTAAGCTAAAAGTAGATCCCAATGCAAAACTTGAAGAAGAGCTCGTTGTTAGGCCAACTTCAGAAGCGATCATTTGGAATACTTACAAAAACTGGATCCAGTCCTATAGAGATTTACCTATTAAAATCAACCAATGGGCCAACGTGGTTCGATGGGAGATGAGAACACGTTTGTTTCTAAGAACTGCTGAATTCCTCTGGCAGGAAGGTCATACCGCGCACGCAACTAAGGCTGAAGCGCTTGAAGAGACTGAATTGATGAATAATATATATGCTGAATTTGCTGAAAACTTTATGGCAATTCCAGTGATAAAAGGTGCAAAAACTGAAAACGAACGTTTTGCAGGGGCATTAGAGACTTACTGTATAGAAGCTCTTATGCAGGATGGGAAAGCTTTGCAAGCCGGGACCTCTCACTTTTTAGGACAAAATTTTGCGAAAGCATTTGATGTGAAATACGCCACTAAGGAAGGTGGACTGGAGCATGTCTGGGCAACTAGCTGGGGCGTATCTACAAGGTTAATGGGTGCGTTGATCATGACCCATAGTGATGATCACGGTCTGGTTTTACCTCCAAAGCTGGCTCCAACGCAAGTTGTAATCGTTCCTATATATAAGGGAGAGCAGCAATTAGCTCAAATTTCAGAAGTTGCAGATGAGTTGGTTAAGGATCTGAGAACAGCAGGAGTATCGGTTAAGTTCGATAATAATGATAACCAGAAACCAGGTTGGAAATTCGCTCAGTATGAATTACAGGGAGTTCCATTAAGAATTGCAATTGGTCCTAAAGATCTGGAGAAAGGTACGGTTGAACTTGCCAGAAGAGATACGTTGTCAAAAGAATTCGTGAACAGAGATGAAATAGTAGGTAAGATTCCTGCATTACTGAATGAAATTCAAGAAACTTTATATACCAACGCTAAGAACTTTCGGGATACTCACATTACAGAAGTAGAGACTTTTGATGAATTTAAAAAGCAATTAAAAGACAAGGGTGGTTTTATCTCAGCTCACTGGGATGGTAGCCCGGAAACTGAAAATAAGATCAAAGAGCTTACGAAAGCTACTATTAGATGTATTCCTTTTGATAGGAAAGAGGAAGCTGGCAAATGTGTATTAACCGGTAATCCATCGGAAGGAAGAGTGCTTTTTGCAAAAGCCTATTAA
- the pepE gene encoding dipeptidase PepE, protein MNAILASTSTLHSQDYLEYLIPHLPKLYKDVAEVIFIPYARPGGISLDEYTSRAKEAFAKADIKIKGIHEFEDPEKAIENAEGVFTGGGNTFLLVSELYRNRVMAVLKQKIKSGTPYMGTSAGTNIGGLSMQTTNDMPIVYPPSFQTLGLVPFNINPHYLDPDLNTKHKGETRETRIKEFHNLNSPPVVGLREGSWLELSDNKVTLKGDLTARIFSKDKVPFEIETESDLSDLN, encoded by the coding sequence ATGAACGCAATATTAGCCAGCACCTCTACTCTACATTCTCAGGACTATCTTGAATACTTGATTCCTCATTTACCCAAACTTTATAAGGATGTAGCGGAAGTCATCTTTATTCCTTACGCCAGACCCGGAGGAATATCTTTAGATGAGTACACCTCACGAGCAAAGGAAGCATTCGCAAAAGCTGATATTAAGATAAAGGGTATTCATGAATTTGAAGATCCTGAAAAAGCCATCGAGAATGCTGAAGGTGTTTTCACAGGAGGCGGAAATACGTTTTTACTGGTTTCAGAATTATACAGAAATCGGGTGATGGCTGTGTTGAAGCAAAAAATAAAGAGCGGAACTCCTTACATGGGAACAAGCGCTGGAACCAATATTGGTGGCTTAAGTATGCAAACTACCAATGACATGCCCATTGTTTACCCCCCTTCCTTTCAAACTTTAGGATTAGTTCCTTTTAATATTAATCCGCATTATCTTGATCCAGATCTAAACACAAAGCATAAAGGAGAAACCCGCGAAACACGAATTAAAGAATTTCATAATCTTAATTCACCGCCTGTAGTGGGACTTCGAGAGGGAAGCTGGCTGGAGTTAAGTGATAATAAAGTTACGTTAAAAGGGGATCTTACAGCCAGAATCTTCAGCAAGGATAAGGTACCTTTCGAAATAGAAACAGAATCAGATCTTAGCGACCTTAATTAA
- a CDS encoding glutaminase: MEYQKILDTIYDEMSYRDVSGKVASYIPELAKVDRRKFGMHVYCGDNQHFNFGDSKEKFSIQSISKVFTLAMGMRLMGEDLWDRVDVEPSGDPFNSLTQLEYESGIPRNPFINAGALVISDILVDQLKDPKQELLDFVREITGDDDIHYDETVAASEQATGYRNVALVNYIKALGNIKCDVQPIVDFYFHQCSLAMTCEQLSKAFMLFANRGRILETDKKILKPKTVKRINALMQTCGFYDEAGEFSFQVGLPGKSGVGGGIVAIHPENYSVAVWSPILNEKGNSELGMKALERLTTLTGVSVF, translated from the coding sequence ATGGAATACCAGAAAATTTTAGACACGATATATGATGAAATGAGCTACCGGGATGTTTCAGGGAAAGTCGCATCCTACATTCCTGAACTTGCCAAAGTAGATCGACGCAAATTCGGAATGCACGTTTATTGCGGAGATAATCAGCACTTCAATTTTGGTGACAGTAAAGAGAAATTTTCAATTCAGAGTATTTCCAAGGTCTTCACTTTGGCGATGGGCATGCGATTGATGGGAGAAGATCTATGGGATCGTGTTGATGTAGAACCGTCAGGTGATCCATTTAATAGTCTTACTCAGCTTGAATACGAAAGTGGAATCCCCAGGAATCCATTTATTAATGCTGGCGCACTGGTAATTTCAGACATTCTTGTTGACCAATTAAAAGATCCGAAGCAGGAATTACTTGATTTCGTACGTGAAATTACTGGTGATGATGATATTCATTACGATGAAACCGTAGCTGCATCAGAACAGGCAACTGGGTACAGGAATGTTGCTTTAGTAAATTATATAAAGGCTCTTGGAAATATTAAGTGTGATGTACAACCTATTGTAGACTTTTATTTTCATCAATGTTCACTTGCTATGACCTGTGAGCAACTTTCAAAAGCTTTTATGCTTTTTGCCAACAGAGGGCGCATCCTGGAAACCGATAAGAAAATTCTGAAACCGAAAACCGTAAAGCGTATTAATGCCTTAATGCAAACCTGTGGCTTTTATGATGAAGCGGGTGAATTTAGTTTTCAGGTAGGATTACCTGGAAAAAGTGGCGTGGGCGGTGGCATTGTAGCTATACATCCAGAGAATTACTCTGTAGCTGTTTGGAGCCCTATATTAAATGAGAAAGGAAATTCAGAATTAGGAATGAAGGCGTTGGAAAGACTTACTACCCTTACCGGAGTTTCCGTTTTTTAG
- the rpsT gene encoding 30S ribosomal protein S20, which produces MANHKSALKRIRSNETKRLRNRYQHKTTRNAIKKLREADKKEAEAMLPSVISMIDKLAKKNIIHDNKAANLKSNMAKHVAAL; this is translated from the coding sequence ATGGCAAATCATAAGTCAGCGTTGAAGAGGATTCGTAGCAATGAGACTAAGCGTCTTAGAAATCGCTACCAGCATAAAACTACAAGAAACGCGATCAAGAAATTGCGTGAGGCCGATAAGAAAGAGGCTGAGGCTATGTTGCCTTCTGTAATTTCTATGATAGATAAATTGGCTAAGAAAAATATCATTCATGATAATAAGGCTGCTAACCTAAAGTCTAATATGGCTAAGCACGTTGCAGCACTATAA